The Mesorhizobium sp. M1D.F.Ca.ET.043.01.1.1 genome contains a region encoding:
- a CDS encoding ABC transporter substrate-binding protein, which translates to MKFAHIAALIGGLLATGPASAETLIRIGYPGTGIDDRPYAYGDYVAVANVQKLVEAEFKDVPDTKITWTFFRGAGPALNESLAAGQLDFAAGLGDLPSIVGRSRGLQTKYLASAGSHDALYLAVPPDSQLKTVEDLKGHKVAQFRGTNLQIATDRVLEKHGLAEKDIRFVSLDSNSATAALISGNVEASFGGSEYLDLAKRGAVKIIYSTKNDDPTLGRNSGLLVTAEFEKAHPEFTAKVVRAFVKGARFGSDEANRQAVFELWSKAGLPVESFEADFKDERLAHRLSPVVDDFIVARYKDQAARAKAYGLIKKDVDIDSWFETKYLKQALVDLKLENYWSTFDAKGQKASEGEVEHTKAASN; encoded by the coding sequence ATGAAATTCGCGCATATCGCAGCCCTGATCGGCGGCCTTCTCGCCACCGGTCCCGCGTCGGCCGAGACCCTCATCCGCATCGGTTATCCCGGAACTGGCATCGACGACCGGCCTTATGCCTATGGCGACTATGTCGCCGTGGCCAATGTGCAGAAGCTTGTCGAGGCCGAGTTCAAGGACGTGCCCGACACAAAGATCACATGGACGTTCTTCCGCGGCGCCGGCCCGGCTCTCAACGAGTCGCTCGCCGCCGGCCAACTTGATTTCGCTGCCGGCCTCGGTGATCTGCCTTCGATCGTCGGCCGCTCGCGCGGCCTGCAGACGAAGTATCTGGCCTCGGCCGGGAGTCATGATGCGCTTTATCTCGCCGTACCCCCGGATTCGCAGCTCAAGACGGTGGAGGACCTGAAGGGCCATAAGGTGGCGCAGTTCCGCGGCACCAATTTGCAGATCGCCACCGACCGCGTCCTCGAAAAGCATGGCCTCGCCGAAAAAGATATCCGCTTCGTCAGTCTCGACTCGAATTCCGCCACGGCCGCGCTCATCTCGGGCAATGTCGAGGCTTCCTTCGGCGGCTCGGAATATCTGGACCTCGCCAAACGCGGCGCGGTCAAGATCATCTACTCGACCAAGAACGACGACCCGACCCTCGGGCGCAACTCGGGGCTCCTCGTCACCGCGGAGTTCGAGAAGGCCCACCCAGAGTTCACCGCCAAGGTCGTGCGCGCCTTCGTCAAGGGCGCGCGCTTCGGCTCGGATGAGGCTAATCGCCAGGCAGTCTTCGAGCTCTGGTCGAAAGCAGGCCTGCCGGTCGAAAGCTTCGAGGCCGATTTTAAAGACGAGCGCCTGGCCCACCGCCTGTCGCCTGTCGTCGATGACTTCATTGTCGCGCGCTACAAAGATCAGGCCGCGCGCGCCAAAGCCTACGGCCTGATCAAGAAGGACGTCGACATCGACAGCTGGTTCGAGACCAAGTACCTCAAGCAGGCCCTGGTAGACCTGAAGCTCGAGAACTACTGGTCCACCTTCGACGCGAAAGGCCAGAAAGCGAGCGAGGGCGAAGTCGAACACACCAAAGCGGCGAGCAACTAA
- a CDS encoding ABC transporter substrate-binding protein: MHIRTKLAAVALMAAGFAHSADAETIRVAIGTQDTTINTATGGLLIRELKLLDKYLPHDGKYKDVTYDIQWKNFTSGAPITNEQIAGKLDFGVMADFPGSFNGLAHIKAGRKSLFITVLSGSVNGSGNGIVVPTASPIQSISELKGKTISVPFASTSHGMLLRAVKAQGRDSESDVKIITQAPEVAGAALQAKQIEAHADFVPFAELFPWRGFARKIYDGSQAKTPTFHGALVDANYAEKYPEIVVAYLRASIEADRLIAKEPEKYSELIAKVTGVETEVDYLFHGPLGLQTRDLTWKPEYRQAVATAIDTLRLLKKTDQSLDVNSFVDDRFIKAAFKASGLDYDAALKNYAQLPLNAKDAATGEVISEPKRVAEIWVQGEPLVRHYASPQNAFRALKAIEGEGKPIRVFYAQDRESGIKLLGNQAWFVRADGGEVSAFLLKENAEKWARDHGGKVLDFAAAKDSVIASN, translated from the coding sequence ATGCATATTCGCACAAAGTTGGCTGCCGTTGCGCTTATGGCGGCCGGATTCGCTCATAGCGCGGATGCCGAAACCATCCGCGTCGCCATCGGTACGCAGGACACCACCATCAATACCGCCACCGGCGGATTGCTGATCCGTGAGTTGAAGCTGCTCGACAAATACCTGCCGCACGACGGCAAGTATAAAGACGTCACCTATGACATTCAGTGGAAGAATTTCACAAGCGGCGCGCCGATCACCAATGAGCAGATCGCCGGGAAGCTTGATTTCGGCGTGATGGCGGATTTCCCCGGCTCGTTCAACGGTCTCGCCCATATCAAGGCTGGAAGAAAGAGCTTGTTCATCACAGTGCTGTCCGGCAGCGTGAACGGCAGCGGCAACGGCATTGTGGTGCCGACCGCTTCGCCCATCCAGTCAATTTCCGAGCTCAAGGGCAAGACGATCTCCGTTCCATTCGCATCGACCTCGCACGGCATGCTGCTGCGGGCTGTCAAGGCTCAGGGCCGGGATTCCGAAAGCGACGTGAAGATCATCACCCAGGCGCCCGAAGTTGCCGGCGCGGCCCTGCAGGCAAAACAGATCGAGGCGCATGCAGATTTTGTCCCATTTGCCGAACTGTTCCCCTGGCGCGGCTTCGCCCGCAAGATCTATGACGGATCGCAGGCAAAGACCCCCACTTTCCACGGAGCCCTGGTCGATGCCAACTATGCTGAAAAATATCCCGAGATCGTTGTTGCCTATCTCCGCGCCTCAATCGAGGCCGATCGGCTCATCGCAAAGGAGCCGGAGAAATACAGTGAGCTGATTGCCAAGGTGACGGGTGTCGAAACCGAGGTCGACTACCTTTTCCATGGACCGCTCGGGCTTCAGACTCGTGACCTCACATGGAAGCCGGAATACCGCCAGGCTGTCGCCACTGCGATCGACACCTTGAGGCTGCTGAAAAAGACCGACCAGTCACTCGACGTGAACAGCTTTGTCGATGACCGCTTCATAAAAGCCGCGTTCAAGGCGTCTGGGCTCGACTATGATGCCGCGCTCAAGAACTATGCCCAGTTGCCTTTGAACGCCAAGGATGCTGCCACCGGTGAAGTAATCAGCGAACCCAAGCGCGTTGCCGAGATCTGGGTCCAAGGTGAGCCGCTCGTCCGACACTATGCGTCGCCACAGAACGCATTCAGAGCGCTTAAGGCGATTGAAGGTGAGGGGAAGCCGATCAGGGTGTTTTATGCGCAGGACCGTGAAAGCGGCATCAAGCTGCTCGGCAATCAGGCCTGGTTCGTGCGTGCCGACGGCGGCGAAGTCAGCGCCTTCCTGCTGAAGGAAAACGCCGAGAAATGGGCTAGGGATCACGGTGGCAAGGTGCTGGATTTCGCCGCCGCCAAGGACTCAGTAATAGCCAGCAATTGA
- a CDS encoding ABC transporter permease: MGAGHRAAQTGDGDSTAGFAPNRGSMLPAAGILVLGLVVPLGLLTAWTVAALLGQLPEQILPPPWVVFDTLLDGIQDGSLLSSTVTSLERVAEGFAAGALAGLVFGTAVGLSKTLRDFVDPLFLALSQVPTLGWMPIIILIVGIDEGLKILVIGWSAFIPVVLNTCQGVRDVPEAYVELGRVLSFSRWSKLTMIVLPSAVPSIFTGLREGLANGWQTLVAVELIASFEGLGYLMAYGRQLFQLELVLSAMIVVGLIGLVIHGLLTLAENHLQRWRPETPR, from the coding sequence ATGGGCGCCGGCCACCGCGCGGCCCAGACTGGCGATGGGGACAGCACCGCCGGCTTTGCTCCCAATCGGGGCAGCATGCTCCCGGCTGCCGGCATCCTGGTTCTTGGTCTGGTGGTGCCGTTGGGCCTTTTGACGGCCTGGACGGTGGCAGCTCTCCTAGGCCAATTGCCGGAGCAGATCCTGCCGCCGCCCTGGGTCGTGTTCGACACTTTGTTGGATGGCATTCAGGACGGCTCGCTGCTTTCCAGCACGGTCACCAGCCTTGAGCGCGTTGCGGAGGGATTTGCTGCGGGTGCGCTGGCGGGCCTGGTGTTCGGCACCGCGGTTGGCCTGTCAAAGACCCTTCGCGACTTCGTCGATCCGCTGTTCCTGGCCCTCAGCCAGGTCCCGACCCTCGGCTGGATGCCGATCATCATCCTGATAGTCGGGATCGACGAAGGCCTGAAGATCCTCGTCATCGGCTGGTCAGCCTTCATTCCAGTCGTACTGAACACCTGCCAAGGCGTGCGCGACGTTCCGGAAGCCTATGTGGAGCTTGGCCGCGTCCTTTCGTTCAGCCGCTGGTCGAAACTTACGATGATCGTGCTGCCTTCCGCTGTGCCGTCAATCTTCACCGGGCTGCGCGAAGGCCTTGCAAACGGCTGGCAGACCCTGGTTGCGGTAGAGCTCATCGCATCGTTCGAAGGACTCGGATACCTGATGGCCTATGGCCGTCAGCTCTTTCAATTGGAACTCGTTCTTTCGGCCATGATCGTCGTCGGCCTCATAGGATTGGTGATCCATGGCCTGCTCACGCTTGCCGAAAACCATCTGCAACGCTGGCGTCCGGAGACCCCACGATGA
- a CDS encoding HEAT repeat domain-containing protein, giving the protein MTAFDPFEDFGDIDEIAERLNDADAAVRRLAVIDLTEAASSDVLPHLLTAVADPDATVRLQVAIALPEFDAVEAAAGLARLAADQDLTVACAAADSLAELKDPAAAEPIMPLVTHASAFVRAAGFRGLKALRSRGALGPALAAMRDADANVRAQALGVVGYLKLEETLPSLIAATRDADAIVRSVAVNALSFTNQPAAAAAVTVALDDENWQVRAAAAESLGRIGQTSAADGLTASLRDEYWQVRQKCLNALGKLKAQSAVWQISALLTSDMASVRKEAAAALGEIADPSSRDALTAQVGDADPDVRKTVRWALTRLG; this is encoded by the coding sequence ATGACTGCATTCGATCCCTTCGAAGATTTTGGTGATATCGACGAAATCGCCGAGCGTCTGAACGATGCCGACGCGGCCGTGCGACGGCTTGCGGTGATCGATCTTACGGAGGCCGCGAGCTCTGATGTACTGCCGCATCTCCTCACCGCGGTTGCCGACCCCGACGCGACAGTGCGTTTGCAGGTGGCGATCGCACTGCCTGAGTTCGATGCCGTTGAGGCGGCAGCGGGACTTGCACGTCTGGCGGCGGATCAAGATTTGACGGTGGCCTGCGCGGCAGCCGACAGCCTAGCTGAACTGAAGGATCCGGCGGCGGCTGAACCGATTATGCCGCTCGTCACTCATGCAAGCGCCTTCGTCCGGGCTGCGGGTTTTCGCGGGCTGAAAGCCTTGCGTTCGCGTGGGGCGCTCGGCCCCGCTCTGGCGGCCATGCGGGACGCAGATGCCAATGTGCGCGCCCAAGCGCTCGGCGTCGTCGGCTATCTCAAGCTGGAAGAGACTTTGCCGTCCCTAATCGCCGCGACGCGCGATGCCGATGCCATCGTTCGGTCCGTTGCAGTCAACGCCTTGTCGTTCACGAACCAGCCTGCGGCGGCGGCCGCGGTTACTGTGGCCCTGGACGATGAGAACTGGCAGGTGCGGGCCGCGGCGGCCGAATCGCTCGGCCGTATCGGCCAGACCTCAGCCGCCGACGGACTGACCGCCAGCCTTCGCGACGAATACTGGCAGGTTCGGCAAAAATGCCTGAATGCGCTCGGCAAGCTCAAGGCACAATCAGCCGTATGGCAGATTTCCGCGCTGTTGACGAGCGATATGGCCTCGGTCCGCAAGGAGGCTGCGGCAGCGCTCGGTGAAATCGCCGATCCGTCGTCGCGGGATGCTCTCACGGCACAGGTCGGCGACGCCGATCCGGACGTACGCAAGACCGTTCGCTGGGCGCTAACGCGGCTCGGTTAG
- a CDS encoding Crp/Fnr family transcriptional regulator: MGLEMLSTDFEAKRRQHEPAPELPQQVVLPGDRALFLSESAEGLDDGAHFLDSLTSDEWAKLRMHGRRLAFATGQAIFTQGDRHGGIFIIESGKVHVFYTAPSGRQITLAYWTAGHFIGGPEMTGGGIHIWSAEALSDCRMLFIPATALKKLVVELPNFALCLLQGLAAKGRCYSAMAQMLGTRSVIERLAQFLMNLGKLHGVRDGRAIVINAKVTHDQIAAMVGSTRQWVTMMMKRFQKEGLVTVTPRHIRIERPHALMEMVSKRAAGEAAFRLPLTEPR; this comes from the coding sequence ATGGGCCTCGAAATGCTTTCAACCGATTTCGAAGCTAAGCGTAGGCAGCATGAGCCGGCTCCCGAATTGCCGCAGCAGGTCGTTCTTCCCGGCGATCGGGCGCTGTTTCTCAGCGAAAGCGCGGAAGGGCTCGACGACGGCGCGCATTTTCTCGATTCCCTAACATCAGACGAGTGGGCGAAACTTAGGATGCATGGCCGACGTCTCGCTTTTGCGACCGGTCAGGCGATCTTCACCCAAGGCGACAGGCACGGTGGCATTTTCATCATCGAAAGTGGCAAGGTTCACGTCTTCTACACGGCACCGTCAGGACGCCAAATCACCCTCGCCTACTGGACAGCGGGACATTTCATTGGTGGTCCCGAGATGACCGGCGGCGGGATCCATATCTGGTCCGCAGAAGCATTGAGTGATTGCCGGATGCTGTTCATCCCGGCCACTGCGTTGAAGAAGCTCGTCGTTGAGCTTCCGAATTTCGCGCTCTGCCTTCTGCAGGGGCTTGCAGCGAAGGGCAGATGCTATTCGGCGATGGCTCAAATGCTCGGCACGCGTTCGGTAATCGAACGTCTGGCGCAGTTCCTGATGAATCTCGGTAAACTGCATGGCGTGCGCGATGGGCGGGCAATCGTCATCAATGCCAAGGTGACGCACGACCAGATTGCGGCCATGGTCGGCTCGACACGCCAATGGGTGACGATGATGATGAAGCGCTTCCAAAAGGAAGGGCTGGTAACGGTGACGCCGCGCCACATCCGTATCGAACGTCCTCACGCGCTGATGGAAATGGTTTCCAAGCGCGCGGCGGGTGAGGCCGCTTTTCGACTTCCACTAACCGAGCCGCGTTAG
- a CDS encoding ABC transporter ATP-binding protein, protein MTAHQRSFRAATGRIEASHVSIRLGQGSCASEVVSDASFVVSPGEFVCLLGPSGCGKSTLLGALAGHIKPAAGIVSVDGEPVKNPHPERGIVFQHHTLFPWKNARDNVAFGLKMRGVKRGQRRLEAEKMLDLVGLNGFAGRYPGQLSGGMQQRVEIARVLINQPRLLLMDEPFGALDALTRLRMQELLLDIWEQFRKTILFVTHDIDEALLLADRIIVMQAQPGRIREEITVPFERPRMTEIIASGDFMRLKQHCLQLLHSDRREDTLPRLSPLGL, encoded by the coding sequence ATGACCGCCCATCAGCGCAGCTTTCGCGCGGCAACGGGCCGTATCGAGGCCAGTCATGTTTCGATCCGGCTCGGTCAGGGCAGCTGTGCGTCCGAAGTCGTCAGTGATGCAAGCTTCGTAGTCTCTCCCGGCGAATTCGTCTGTCTTCTGGGGCCATCCGGCTGCGGGAAATCAACCCTCCTCGGGGCCTTGGCGGGACATATCAAGCCAGCTGCCGGCATCGTTTCCGTCGATGGAGAGCCCGTAAAAAATCCCCATCCGGAACGCGGTATCGTTTTCCAGCACCACACGCTTTTTCCGTGGAAGAATGCGCGAGACAACGTCGCTTTTGGCCTAAAAATGCGCGGCGTCAAGCGCGGGCAGCGGCGTCTCGAGGCAGAGAAAATGCTCGATCTCGTCGGTCTGAACGGCTTTGCAGGGCGCTATCCGGGTCAGCTGTCCGGCGGCATGCAGCAACGCGTCGAGATCGCGCGTGTTCTCATCAACCAGCCACGGCTCCTGCTGATGGACGAGCCCTTCGGGGCGCTCGATGCCCTGACGCGGCTGCGGATGCAGGAATTGCTGCTCGATATCTGGGAGCAATTCCGCAAAACAATTCTGTTTGTCACCCATGATATCGACGAAGCCCTGCTTCTCGCCGACAGGATCATCGTCATGCAGGCGCAGCCCGGCCGGATCCGAGAGGAAATCACCGTACCTTTCGAGAGACCGCGCATGACCGAGATCATCGCCTCGGGCGACTTCATGCGCCTGAAACAGCATTGCCTGCAACTTCTTCACAGCGACAGGCGAGAGGATACTTTGCCCCGGCTTTCTCCCTTGGGCTTGTGA
- a CDS encoding ferredoxin family protein, with protein MPLALSPTTVPVVVDEAKCIADKGCTVCVDVCPLDVLRISDLTGKAYMKFDECWYCMPCEKDCPTGAVTVNIPYLLR; from the coding sequence ATGCCGCTTGCGCTTTCACCCACAACCGTTCCCGTCGTCGTGGACGAGGCAAAATGCATCGCCGACAAGGGCTGCACGGTTTGCGTCGATGTCTGCCCGCTGGATGTCCTGCGCATCAGCGATCTCACTGGCAAAGCCTATATGAAATTCGACGAGTGCTGGTACTGCATGCCGTGCGAGAAGGATTGCCCGACCGGCGCTGTAACCGTCAACATCCCCTATCTTTTGCGCTGA
- a CDS encoding ABC transporter permease, whose product MTSFHLGRWSRRAGSLAICLILWQIASSIRLNLGIVTFQNVPLPVDVMSAALDFLRSPKFLADVSSSLERVLAGYGIAAVIGIGLGLIIGRSRWLGDFLQAPLELLRPIPAVAWIPLAVLMFSSSELSMIFITFMGALFPILLNTVHGVESVDPRLIASARSLGSTRTAMLLEVIVPGAAPNIVTGLAIGMGTAWFCLITAEMISGQFGIGYYTWESYTLQNYPEIIVGMILIGLFGMGSSALLRAAGAALLPWHTKDSK is encoded by the coding sequence ATGACGAGTTTCCATCTAGGGCGTTGGTCGCGCCGGGCCGGATCGCTCGCCATCTGCCTCATCCTCTGGCAGATCGCATCGAGCATTAGACTGAACCTCGGCATTGTCACGTTCCAGAATGTGCCGTTGCCCGTGGATGTCATGTCGGCGGCGTTGGATTTCCTGCGCTCGCCCAAGTTCCTTGCCGATGTTTCGAGCAGCCTGGAGCGGGTCCTGGCGGGCTATGGCATCGCCGCTGTGATCGGTATCGGCCTCGGCCTCATCATCGGTCGCTCACGGTGGCTCGGGGACTTCCTGCAAGCCCCGCTCGAGCTGCTGCGGCCGATCCCGGCCGTCGCCTGGATTCCGCTTGCTGTTCTGATGTTTTCGTCCTCGGAACTCTCGATGATTTTCATCACCTTCATGGGCGCATTGTTTCCCATCTTGCTCAACACTGTCCATGGCGTTGAAAGTGTCGATCCAAGGCTGATCGCCTCCGCGCGCAGCCTGGGGAGTACCCGGACCGCGATGCTGTTGGAAGTCATTGTTCCAGGCGCGGCGCCGAACATCGTCACGGGCCTTGCCATCGGAATGGGCACGGCCTGGTTTTGTCTCATCACCGCCGAGATGATCTCCGGCCAGTTCGGGATCGGTTACTACACTTGGGAATCCTATACCCTGCAAAACTATCCTGAAATCATCGTCGGCATGATCCTGATCGGGCTATTCGGAATGGGAAGCAGCGCCCTCTTGCGAGCGGCAGGGGCCGCGCTTCTCCCATGGCACACGAAAGACAGCAAATGA
- a CDS encoding ABC transporter ATP-binding protein produces MSDPVGTSERGRGQSHALEIADVSKRFRVAGRQVQALSHVHLAVGEGEFVSIVGSSGCGKSTLLRLVLGLDTDYDGEIRVDGQRVERPGLDRSIVFQEHRLLPWLNVEANVAAALRQSGLAAAERGQLVRDHLHLVGLEQFAKAYPAQLSGGMAQRVAIARALVTKPRFLLLDEPFGALDALTRLRLQDELQRIVRNEGTTAVLVTHDVDEAVYLGDRIVVMHPHPGRIATILPVTDAVSRDRSDPNFIGLRDEVLSRLGVSRTGNDAAAEVRRSA; encoded by the coding sequence ATGAGCGACCCTGTCGGCACGTCCGAACGGGGACGTGGCCAAAGCCACGCTTTGGAGATTGCTGACGTCAGCAAGAGGTTCAGGGTCGCCGGCCGGCAGGTCCAGGCCCTGTCGCATGTCCATCTTGCAGTCGGCGAGGGCGAGTTCGTCAGCATCGTGGGATCGTCGGGGTGCGGCAAATCCACTTTGCTGCGGCTGGTCCTCGGCCTCGACACTGATTATGACGGCGAGATCCGGGTCGATGGACAGAGGGTGGAACGGCCGGGTCTCGATCGCTCGATCGTTTTTCAGGAGCACAGGCTTTTGCCCTGGCTCAATGTCGAGGCCAATGTGGCTGCGGCGCTGCGCCAAAGCGGGTTGGCCGCGGCTGAGCGGGGCCAACTGGTTCGCGACCATCTGCATCTCGTCGGCCTCGAGCAATTTGCCAAAGCCTATCCTGCCCAATTGTCCGGCGGCATGGCGCAGCGTGTGGCGATCGCCCGGGCGCTTGTCACCAAGCCGCGCTTTCTGCTGCTCGACGAGCCCTTCGGGGCCCTCGACGCTCTGACCCGGCTGCGCCTGCAGGACGAACTTCAAAGAATCGTCCGGAACGAGGGCACGACCGCCGTGCTCGTCACGCACGACGTCGATGAAGCAGTCTACCTTGGAGATCGGATCGTCGTCATGCATCCCCATCCCGGGCGGATCGCCACGATCCTACCCGTCACCGACGCAGTCTCCCGCGACCGCTCCGATCCGAATTTCATTGGCCTTCGCGACGAGGTGTTGTCCCGCCTCGGCGTGTCGCGAACCGGAAACGATGCAGCCGCCGAAGTTCGCCGCAGCGCCTGA
- a CDS encoding TauD/TfdA family dioxygenase, which translates to MTTSTQPRPTLSALTIKPVAARIGAEIADIKLSGDLSDEAIAAINAALLQHKVIFFRDQDQLTDTEQERFSKRLGNLVPHPTEHVRNGTTSILELDSSRGGRADAWHTDVTFVDAYPKISILRGVTIPEVGGDTVWSNTVAAYDSLPPALKATAEQLWATHSNAYDYAAQRPHASEADRRHYEEVFASTVYETDHPVVRVHPETGERSLILGSFVQRFVGYSKGDSEQLYALLQSHVLRIENTVRWRWRANDVAIWDNRATQHYAVNDYGDSARVVRRTTLDGDVPVSVDGRHSVTRKKLVRDAVTRAA; encoded by the coding sequence ATGACCACATCAACCCAACCTCGCCCTACCTTATCCGCGCTGACGATCAAACCGGTCGCTGCTCGGATTGGCGCCGAGATCGCCGACATCAAGCTTTCGGGCGACCTTTCCGACGAGGCGATAGCAGCCATCAATGCAGCGCTTCTGCAGCATAAGGTGATCTTCTTTCGCGACCAGGATCAGCTCACCGATACCGAGCAGGAGCGTTTTTCCAAGCGCCTCGGCAATCTTGTTCCACATCCAACCGAGCATGTACGCAATGGCACGACCTCGATCCTTGAACTTGACTCGTCGCGCGGTGGCCGCGCCGATGCCTGGCACACAGACGTTACCTTCGTCGATGCCTATCCCAAAATCTCGATCCTGCGCGGTGTGACTATTCCCGAGGTCGGCGGTGATACGGTTTGGTCCAACACAGTGGCCGCCTACGACAGCCTGCCACCGGCACTCAAGGCGACCGCCGAACAGCTGTGGGCAACCCACAGCAATGCCTATGACTATGCCGCACAGCGCCCGCATGCGAGCGAGGCCGATCGCCGCCACTATGAAGAGGTCTTTGCTTCCACCGTCTACGAGACCGACCATCCCGTGGTGCGCGTCCATCCGGAAACCGGCGAGCGCTCGCTCATACTTGGCTCCTTCGTGCAGCGTTTCGTCGGCTATTCCAAGGGCGATTCCGAGCAGCTCTACGCCCTCCTCCAGTCTCATGTCCTGCGCATCGAAAACACGGTGCGCTGGCGCTGGCGAGCGAACGACGTCGCCATTTGGGACAACCGTGCCACCCAGCATTACGCCGTCAACGACTATGGCGACAGCGCCCGTGTCGTGCGCCGCACCACTCTCGACGGCGACGTACCGGTGAGCGTCGATGGCCGCCACAGCGTCACCCGTAAGAAGCTAGTTCGCGACGCCGTCACCCGCGCCGCCTGA
- a CDS encoding ABC transporter permease, protein MSLITIMGLERLSHGVPIAPPPFRFIGRHLRPLALPITLLAIWELLAHAGLADTRFVPPLEAVVARGIAEFGDGGLGFNLLASLERDLIGFACGSVVGITLGLAIGFSRIIERLLGPVLLVHRQIALFAWVPLISMWFGGGEAGKVVFIALAAFQPALINTWQGVSGIPRSYRELADVLTFGWFDFAWLIAIPGALPQIFTGLHSALIYAWTATVGAELLLNIAPGLGGRMNEGQHLFHMDLLLLCILLLGGVGVVFNVVAGALEHRLLRWRIP, encoded by the coding sequence ATGAGCCTGATCACGATTATGGGTCTGGAGCGGCTGTCGCACGGCGTTCCTATCGCCCCGCCGCCCTTCCGCTTTATCGGCCGACATCTGCGACCGCTTGCCTTACCGATTACGCTGCTCGCGATTTGGGAGTTGCTCGCGCACGCCGGCCTCGCTGACACGCGTTTTGTGCCGCCGCTCGAAGCGGTGGTGGCCCGTGGCATTGCAGAGTTTGGCGACGGCGGCCTTGGCTTCAATCTACTGGCGAGCCTGGAGCGCGACCTGATTGGTTTCGCCTGTGGCAGTGTGGTCGGGATCACGCTTGGCTTGGCGATCGGGTTTTCCCGCATCATTGAACGCCTGCTCGGGCCGGTGCTGCTGGTACACCGTCAGATCGCCCTGTTCGCTTGGGTTCCCCTCATCTCGATGTGGTTCGGCGGCGGCGAGGCCGGCAAGGTCGTCTTCATCGCGCTCGCGGCGTTTCAGCCGGCCCTGATCAACACCTGGCAGGGAGTGTCCGGCATTCCGCGGAGCTATCGCGAGCTTGCCGACGTCCTGACCTTCGGCTGGTTCGACTTTGCCTGGCTCATCGCCATCCCGGGTGCGCTGCCGCAAATCTTCACGGGCCTGCATTCGGCGCTGATTTACGCCTGGACCGCTACGGTGGGCGCCGAGCTTCTGCTGAACATCGCACCCGGCCTCGGCGGGCGCATGAACGAGGGCCAGCACCTGTTCCACATGGATCTACTGTTGCTGTGCATTCTGCTGCTCGGTGGCGTCGGCGTGGTCTTCAATGTCGTCGCCGGCGCCCTGGAGCATCGCCTTTTGCGCTGGAGGATCCCATGA